From the Synechococcus sp. HK01-R genome, one window contains:
- a CDS encoding asparaginase has protein sequence MALPAAFGSGGLSSSGPSPLEVRLKRGGSLESIHRVHAVVCDHRGRILMRAGRADYETFIRSALKPFQAMPLLSSGAAEQFNCGERGLAISCASHAGTPTHAREAFRLLWNAELDASQLQCPVPEGASSPLEHNCSGKHAAFLATCRKMGWPTESYLQGDHPIQVEIHRRVAELLGLPSAEMVAARDDCGAPTLRLQLAQMALLYAHLGASTRTELEQISRAMLAHPDLVAGEGRFDTELMRRSHSQVLSKGGAEGVQCLSRIGEGLGVAIKVEDGSRRAKQAVALHLLRQLDWLTPTGLQELEEQVLIISPGVQLEVEGSLRFQEG, from the coding sequence ATGGCCTTACCCGCAGCATTTGGCAGTGGCGGCCTCTCCAGCAGTGGCCCATCCCCGCTTGAGGTGCGCCTCAAACGGGGCGGCAGCCTCGAGTCGATCCATCGGGTTCATGCTGTGGTCTGCGACCATCGCGGCCGCATTCTGATGCGGGCAGGTCGCGCTGATTACGAGACCTTTATTCGTTCAGCGCTCAAACCCTTTCAGGCCATGCCACTGCTCAGCAGCGGTGCAGCCGAACAATTCAACTGCGGGGAGCGGGGTCTGGCGATCAGCTGCGCGTCCCATGCCGGCACTCCCACCCATGCCCGGGAGGCCTTCCGACTGCTTTGGAATGCGGAACTGGATGCAAGCCAGCTGCAATGTCCAGTGCCGGAGGGTGCAAGCAGCCCTCTAGAGCACAACTGTTCCGGTAAACACGCTGCCTTCCTCGCCACCTGCCGGAAGATGGGCTGGCCAACGGAGAGCTATCTCCAGGGTGACCACCCGATCCAGGTGGAGATCCATCGGCGGGTGGCTGAACTGCTGGGCCTGCCCTCGGCGGAGATGGTGGCAGCACGGGACGACTGTGGAGCGCCAACACTGCGCCTGCAACTCGCCCAGATGGCCTTGCTCTATGCCCACCTCGGCGCCTCCACCCGAACGGAGCTCGAACAGATTTCCAGGGCGATGTTGGCCCATCCTGACCTCGTGGCAGGCGAAGGTCGGTTTGATACCGAATTAATGCGCCGCTCCCACAGCCAGGTGCTGAGCAAAGGAGGGGCAGAAGGCGTTCAATGCCTTAGCCGGATTGGTGAGGGGCTTGGAGTGGCGATCAAGGTTGAAGACGGCAGCCGTCGCGCCAAACAGGCTGTGGCACTGCATTTGCTCAGGCAGCTGGACTGGCTGACACCAACGGGGCTTCAAGAGCTCGAGGAGCAGGTCCTGATCATTAGCCCAGGGGTTCAGCTCGAGGTTGAGGGTTCCCTGCGCTTTCAAGAAGGCTGA